The following proteins come from a genomic window of Pararhodobacter sp.:
- a CDS encoding FadR/GntR family transcriptional regulator, whose translation MNTHDTLDPVPAYRQLADQIADQILAGEILPGNQLPSETVLAQTFGVHRSTVREGIRLLEETGMLRRKSQKRLVVSVPDGTHLAGRTAQALVMQQITVRDLYQANVAFDPVLAGLAAANASGTQITRLHRNLRETRLAAKDLEQLAVLDAEFHLLVCEATNNPIFQTMRQPLHDLFLPMVSDLVHQIDTSGRMITAHEKIVAAIEVRDEIEAAAWARRHIEDFKRGYLKAALDFDKPVKMARMRHL comes from the coding sequence ATGAACACTCACGACACCTTGGATCCGGTGCCCGCATATCGGCAATTGGCAGATCAGATTGCAGATCAAATTCTGGCGGGTGAAATCCTGCCCGGCAATCAGCTGCCCTCCGAGACCGTTTTGGCACAGACGTTTGGTGTCCACCGCTCGACGGTACGCGAGGGGATACGGCTGCTCGAGGAAACCGGGATGCTGCGGCGCAAGTCGCAAAAGCGTCTGGTGGTCAGCGTGCCCGATGGCACCCACCTGGCCGGGCGCACCGCGCAAGCCTTGGTCATGCAGCAAATCACCGTGCGCGATCTCTATCAGGCCAATGTCGCCTTTGATCCGGTACTGGCCGGTTTGGCCGCTGCCAATGCCAGCGGAACCCAGATCACCCGGCTGCACCGCAATCTGCGCGAGACGCGGCTTGCGGCCAAAGATCTGGAGCAACTGGCGGTGTTGGATGCAGAATTTCATCTGCTGGTCTGTGAGGCCACCAACAACCCCATTTTTCAGACCATGCGCCAACCATTGCACGATCTGTTCCTGCCGATGGTCTCGGATCTGGTGCACCAGATCGACACCTCGGGCCGCATGATCACCGCCCACGAGAAAATCGTGGCCGCAATCGAGGTGCGTGATGAAATCGAGGCCGCCGCCTGGGCGCGGCGTCATATCGAGGATTTCAAGCGCGGCTATCTGAAGGCGGCGCTCGATTTCGACAAGCCCGTGAAAATGGCACGGATGAGGCATTTATGA
- a CDS encoding CaiB/BaiF CoA-transferase family protein: protein MTANTALAGLRIVSMAEQFPGPLATMILSDMGADVIQVERPGTGDPSRFLTGFFEAMNRGKRSVALDIRKPEDKAELLALLQGADVFLEGFRPGKLARQGLGYDDLSALFPQLVYCSITGYGQTGPYRDRPGHDLTLQGIGGALEERLKGDVQGLPPSLLLGDNASGLFAVIGILSALRARDRTGQGTFVDISMSDSVTTLLASAVGMEGQDGDPPPQAEPAYDIFTCADGAWITLSIAHENAYWDRLCADLGLEDLIGMQRPARVSQRSPLRDRIAAVIATRTRRAWEPIMEAAGQMWGPVNHLADLPQDPHIRHRALLQEITRADGGTQWVVRQPIQFSAYANAPLRRAPALDEHRGARFADDMPPES from the coding sequence ATGACTGCAAATACCGCGCTGGCCGGCCTCAGGATCGTCTCGATGGCCGAGCAATTTCCCGGCCCCTTGGCCACCATGATCCTGTCGGACATGGGGGCGGACGTGATTCAGGTGGAGCGCCCCGGAACCGGCGATCCGTCGCGCTTCCTGACCGGGTTTTTCGAGGCGATGAACCGCGGCAAGCGCAGTGTCGCGCTGGATATCCGCAAGCCCGAGGACAAGGCGGAATTGCTGGCGTTGCTGCAAGGCGCGGATGTGTTTCTGGAAGGGTTCCGGCCCGGTAAACTGGCCCGGCAGGGGTTGGGGTATGACGATTTGTCCGCGCTGTTCCCGCAGCTTGTTTATTGCTCGATCACCGGCTACGGGCAAACCGGCCCCTATCGCGACCGCCCTGGCCATGACCTGACCCTGCAAGGCATCGGCGGCGCGCTGGAAGAACGGCTCAAGGGCGACGTGCAGGGTCTGCCGCCGTCGCTGCTGTTGGGCGACAATGCCTCGGGCCTGTTCGCGGTGATCGGCATCCTGTCGGCGCTGCGGGCGCGCGATCGTACCGGGCAGGGCACGTTCGTAGATATTTCCATGTCGGATTCGGTGACCACGCTGCTGGCCTCGGCCGTCGGCATGGAGGGCCAGGACGGCGATCCGCCGCCTCAGGCCGAACCCGCCTATGATATCTTCACCTGCGCCGATGGTGCCTGGATCACCCTGTCGATTGCGCATGAGAACGCGTATTGGGACCGTCTGTGCGCCGACCTCGGGCTGGAGGATCTGATCGGGATGCAACGGCCCGCGCGGGTCTCGCAACGCAGCCCGTTGCGCGACCGGATCGCTGCGGTGATCGCCACGCGCACACGCCGCGCGTGGGAGCCGATCATGGAAGCTGCGGGCCAGATGTGGGGCCCGGTGAACCACCTGGCCGACCTGCCGCAAGACCCGCATATCCGGCACCGCGCGTTGCTCCAAGAAATCACCCGCGCGGATGGTGGCACGCAATGGGTGGTGCGCCAGCCGATCCAGTTTTCGGCCTATGCCAACGCGCCCCTGCGGCGTGCTCCGGCGCTCGATGAGCATCGCGGAGCACGCTTTGCGGATGACATGCCGCCCGAGTCTTGA
- a CDS encoding sulfurtransferase: MDKFLVEPQWLEGQLGQGDLVCLDCSWYIPEAGKSARAEFEQGHIPGAQFFDLDAASDPTSAYVNMLPSAAQFAAVASSLGISANTRVVIYDSSYVSARVWWMFRHFGHDTVAVLNGGWKRWHAEARPIETGPATKVQPVVFDARPKAHGVADWVAVQAALGNGGASVVDARTRERFTGELPSGYPGVAGGHMPGAVNVPWSGLLPQSGAFTFADPEAARAVLTDAGVDLEKPVIATCGSGVTAAIVLFQMARIGKTDVTLYDGSWHEWGQRDDLPKESLS, translated from the coding sequence GTGGATAAATTTCTGGTGGAACCGCAATGGCTTGAGGGGCAACTCGGGCAAGGCGACCTCGTGTGCCTCGATTGTTCGTGGTATATCCCCGAGGCTGGCAAATCGGCGCGTGCCGAGTTCGAGCAAGGCCATATCCCCGGCGCACAGTTCTTTGATCTGGACGCGGCATCCGATCCGACATCCGCCTATGTGAACATGCTGCCGAGCGCCGCGCAATTTGCCGCGGTCGCATCATCGCTGGGCATTTCCGCCAACACCCGCGTCGTGATCTACGATTCCAGCTATGTCTCGGCGCGGGTCTGGTGGATGTTCCGGCACTTTGGGCATGACACTGTGGCGGTGCTCAATGGCGGCTGGAAACGCTGGCACGCCGAGGCGCGCCCCATCGAGACCGGCCCGGCGACCAAGGTGCAGCCGGTGGTCTTTGACGCCCGACCCAAGGCACACGGCGTTGCCGACTGGGTGGCGGTGCAGGCGGCCCTGGGCAATGGCGGGGCCAGCGTCGTGGATGCCCGCACGCGCGAGCGTTTCACCGGCGAATTGCCCTCGGGCTATCCGGGTGTTGCGGGGGGGCATATGCCGGGCGCGGTGAATGTGCCGTGGTCGGGCCTGTTGCCGCAATCCGGGGCATTCACCTTTGCCGACCCGGAAGCCGCGCGTGCCGTCCTGACAGATGCCGGTGTCGATCTGGAGAAACCGGTCATCGCCACCTGCGGCTCGGGCGTCACGGCGGCGATCGTGCTGTTTCAGATGGCACGGATCGGCAAGACCGATGTCACGCTATACGACGGATCCTGGCACGAATGGGGCCAGCGCGACGATTTACCCAAGGAGTCCCTGTCATGA
- the metC gene encoding cystathionine beta-lyase, producing MSTHIGSTLVRTGRPHGAGVTSVNPPLVRASTFVFETLAQFETASKTPFDVPFYGRVGTPTTFAFEEAMAELEGAHRAIATSSGVSAISAVLLAFLQQGDHLLVVDTVYEPVRRFCSRMLTRMGVETTFYDPEIGAGIADLIRPETKLVYLESPGSGTFDVQDVPAIVAAAKAAGIHTAIDNTWATPLFYRPLEHGVDVSIHAATKYIVGHSDAMLGVISTNAEVYDAVRRASQDLGACAGIEECNLGLRGLRTLQVRLQRHESTALMLAEWLAEQPQIARVLHPALPSCPGHAVWSRDFDGAAGLFSVELTARDPEAKRAFIDALDMFKIGFSWGGYESLVLPMNPAARSLPRWSALGPVVRLQIGLEDPQDLRADLAQALAAIPA from the coding sequence ATGAGCACACATATCGGCAGCACATTGGTGCGCACCGGGCGGCCGCATGGCGCCGGCGTGACCTCGGTCAACCCGCCGCTGGTGCGGGCCTCGACCTTTGTGTTCGAGACCCTCGCGCAGTTTGAAACCGCCAGCAAAACCCCGTTTGACGTGCCGTTTTATGGCCGTGTCGGCACCCCCACGACCTTTGCCTTTGAAGAGGCGATGGCCGAACTTGAAGGGGCGCACCGCGCGATTGCCACGTCGTCGGGGGTGTCGGCAATTTCTGCCGTGTTGCTGGCGTTTCTCCAGCAGGGCGATCATTTGCTGGTCGTCGATACCGTCTATGAACCGGTGCGCCGCTTTTGCAGCCGGATGTTGACCCGGATGGGCGTGGAGACGACGTTTTACGACCCCGAGATCGGCGCGGGGATTGCCGATCTGATCCGCCCGGAAACGAAACTCGTGTATCTGGAATCGCCGGGGTCAGGCACGTTTGATGTGCAGGATGTGCCCGCAATCGTTGCCGCGGCCAAGGCCGCGGGCATTCACACGGCGATTGACAACACTTGGGCGACGCCCTTGTTCTATCGACCGCTGGAGCACGGCGTCGATGTCTCGATCCATGCGGCGACCAAGTATATCGTTGGCCATTCCGACGCGATGCTGGGGGTGATCAGCACCAATGCCGAGGTCTATGACGCGGTGCGCCGCGCGAGTCAGGATCTGGGGGCCTGCGCGGGGATCGAGGAGTGCAATCTGGGCCTGCGCGGCCTGCGCACCTTGCAGGTACGGTTGCAGCGCCACGAATCCACCGCGCTGATGCTGGCGGAATGGCTGGCGGAGCAACCTCAGATCGCCCGTGTCTTGCATCCGGCGCTGCCGTCCTGCCCCGGCCATGCCGTGTGGAGTCGCGATTTCGATGGTGCGGCAGGGCTGTTTTCGGTCGAGCTGACCGCCCGCGATCCCGAGGCCAAGCGCGCCTTTATCGACGCGCTGGATATGTTCAAGATCGGCTTCAGTTGGGGCGGGTATGAGAGCCTCGTGCTGCCGATGAACCCGGCGGCGCGAAGCCTGCCGCGCTGGTCCGCACTTGGCCCTGTGGTGCGGTTGCAGATCGGCCTTGAGGACCCGCAGGACTTGCGCGCTGATCTGGCGCAGGCGCTGGCGGCGATTCCCGCCTGA